From a single Mesorhizobium shangrilense genomic region:
- a CDS encoding LOG family protein, which yields MTPMEKAGWTPLPHSDEDLERSKSVPDTPQTRAETYRLAWNDPDFMTRRELRAVRLQLELLKPEMILAERGIRSTVILFGGARLPEPGGEAWAAKNETQKKNLEENSKYYEEARKFARLCSQQSAGSYYREYVVVTGGGPGVMEAGNRGADDVGAPSIGLNIVLPHEQAPNIYVTPELCFNFHYFAIRKMHFVMRAKAVAVFPGGFGTMDEFFETLTLIQTGRMERVPVILFGKSFWKRAIDLDFLAEQGTISPGDQDIIDFVDTADEAWGIISRFYKLGE from the coding sequence ATGACACCTATGGAAAAGGCGGGATGGACGCCGCTGCCGCATTCGGACGAGGATCTGGAGCGGTCAAAGAGCGTGCCGGACACGCCGCAGACACGCGCCGAAACGTACCGGCTGGCATGGAACGATCCTGATTTCATGACGCGGCGCGAATTGCGCGCGGTGCGGCTGCAGCTTGAGCTGCTGAAACCGGAAATGATCCTGGCCGAGCGCGGCATCCGCTCGACGGTGATCCTGTTTGGCGGCGCGCGCCTGCCTGAGCCCGGCGGCGAGGCCTGGGCGGCCAAGAACGAGACGCAGAAGAAGAATCTCGAGGAAAACAGCAAATATTACGAAGAGGCGCGCAAATTCGCGCGGTTGTGCTCGCAGCAATCAGCCGGTTCCTATTACCGCGAATATGTCGTGGTGACCGGCGGCGGCCCAGGCGTCATGGAGGCGGGAAACCGCGGTGCCGACGATGTCGGCGCACCATCGATCGGCCTCAACATCGTGCTGCCGCACGAACAGGCGCCGAACATCTACGTGACGCCGGAGCTCTGTTTCAACTTCCACTATTTCGCCATCCGCAAGATGCATTTCGTCATGCGTGCCAAGGCGGTGGCGGTGTTTCCGGGTGGCTTCGGCACGATGGATGAGTTCTTCGAGACGCTGACCCTGATCCAGACCGGGCGCATGGAGCGCGTGCCGGTGATCCTGTTCGGCAAGTCGTTCTGGAAACGGGCGATCGACCTCGATTTCCTCGCCGAGCAGGGCACGATCAGCCCCGGCGACCAGGATATCATCGATTTCGTCGACACCGCCGACGAGGCCTGGGGCATCATCAGCCGATTCTATAAATTAGGGGAGTAG
- a CDS encoding DUF805 domain-containing protein: MPDKSDLTWLFFKTSGRVSRAAYFLGGLLVAIIQAFPLYRFTLVPEGSPESNMWSFIFFIAFIASLWSNIVLAVKRLHDLDKPGIASLILFVPVVSIIAFLVLCLFPGQPGPNRYGRRTNAPAES; encoded by the coding sequence TTGCCTGACAAATCAGACCTTACCTGGCTTTTCTTCAAGACATCGGGCCGCGTCAGCCGCGCGGCCTATTTTCTCGGCGGGTTGCTCGTCGCCATAATACAGGCCTTTCCGCTTTATCGCTTCACGCTGGTGCCGGAAGGCTCCCCCGAGAGCAATATGTGGTCGTTCATCTTCTTCATCGCCTTCATCGCCTCGCTCTGGTCCAACATCGTGCTGGCGGTGAAGCGACTGCATGACCTCGATAAGCCAGGCATCGCGTCGCTGATCCTGTTCGTGCCCGTCGTTTCGATCATCGCCTTCCTGGTGCTTTGCCTGTTTCCGGGGCAGCCAGGCCCCAACCGCTACGGCAGACGCACCAACGCGCCAGCCGAATCATAG
- the dapD gene encoding 2,3,4,5-tetrahydropyridine-2,6-dicarboxylate N-succinyltransferase: protein MSKPDLASLEKTIEKAFEERDTISTATRGETRDAIQSALDLLDRGAARVAERQADGKWHVNQWLKKAVLLSFRLNPMEIIKGGPGEAVWWDKVPSKFDGWGAVDFEKAGFRAVPSSIVRRSAYVAPGAVLMPSFVNVGAYVDTGTMVDTWASVGSCAQIGKNVHLSGGVGIGGVLEPMQAGPTIIEDNCFIGARSEVVEGCIVREGSVLGMGVFIGQSTKIVDRATGEVFYGEVPPNSVVVAGSMPGKPFPNGEPGPGLYCAVIVKRVDAKTRSKTSINELLRD, encoded by the coding sequence ATGTCGAAGCCCGATCTGGCGAGCCTCGAAAAGACCATCGAAAAGGCCTTCGAGGAGCGTGACACGATTTCGACGGCGACGCGCGGCGAGACGCGTGACGCCATCCAGTCGGCGCTGGACCTGCTCGATCGCGGCGCTGCCCGCGTCGCCGAGCGTCAGGCCGACGGCAAGTGGCATGTCAATCAGTGGCTGAAGAAGGCCGTTCTGCTGTCCTTCCGGCTCAACCCGATGGAGATCATCAAGGGTGGCCCGGGCGAGGCTGTGTGGTGGGACAAGGTGCCGTCGAAGTTCGACGGCTGGGGTGCTGTCGATTTCGAGAAGGCGGGCTTCCGCGCCGTGCCGTCGTCGATCGTGCGCCGCTCGGCCTATGTCGCGCCGGGCGCCGTGCTGATGCCGTCCTTCGTCAATGTCGGCGCCTATGTCGATACCGGCACCATGGTCGACACATGGGCTTCGGTCGGCTCCTGCGCCCAGATCGGCAAGAATGTGCATCTGTCGGGTGGCGTCGGCATCGGCGGCGTGCTGGAGCCGATGCAGGCAGGCCCGACCATCATCGAGGACAATTGCTTCATCGGCGCGCGCTCGGAAGTGGTCGAAGGCTGCATCGTGCGCGAAGGCTCGGTGCTCGGCATGGGCGTCTTCATCGGCCAGTCGACCAAGATCGTCGACCGCGCCACTGGCGAAGTCTTCTACGGCGAGGTGCCCCCCAATTCGGTCGTCGTCGCCGGCTCGATGCCAGGCAAGCCGTTCCCCAATGGTGAACCAGGCCCAGGTCTCTACTGCGCCGTCATCGTCAAGCGCGTCGATGCCAAGACCCGTTCCAAGACCTCGATCAACGAATTGCTGCGCGATTGA